Within the Arachis duranensis cultivar V14167 chromosome 10, aradu.V14167.gnm2.J7QH, whole genome shotgun sequence genome, the region CAAGATATATATTCATTATTCAGATTTCATTGTCCTTGAGACTTTCCAGTTATTttcctaattaaaaaatatatttatttaaaacacaataattattttcaaaggaaaaagaaaataatatagtaTAAACTAAAAAGACAAGAGCAGCAGTGTCCCATGGAGGACCCAAAACGGTGTTAGCTTTGCCTTACTAACACTTATCATTCAACAGCTGAGCTCATAGCCATATATAGGTGATGACACGTAACAGCTCTTAAAATCGACCATTTGGAAATTGGAAAGAgatcattttaattatttaattttgaccaAATTTTTAACCATCAtcactttataatttaaaaatttataattaaatttttattatttatagtagaataaaaataatatttggtgattatttagtaaataattcttttattatatacataatataattgttttatacaatcaatatttttgaacaaaaaaataaaaatgatctaattgaaaatttcagtGTAAATTTCACTCGTCTCATCTGAAGttttattcaatttagcttaATTCTTTTTAAGTGatagatttcttttaattaaattatcaaacaaGATTGTTATCAATAAAAGATTCCACCAAAAGAATGTCATCATCacttaaataaatgaataaaagatGGTATTGACTTTTACCCCcattttaaaaatgaaagaaataagtataataatataatataatatatccaaattttaaaatatagttaTTACTAAGAGAGGAAAAGACCTACATAAAGGACCATAAACTTAATTTTAGCCTCAAAGGATATAGAGGATAGAACTTAGAAAACAAAATAGGGAAAGTGGTTTTGTTTGTGTAAGCCAAAGtggaaaacaaagaaagaaaaggcaAGCCATGAAGGGATATGAGCCTCGTTCAAGTTCTTCTTGTGCAGCCTGCAAATTACTCAAGAGAAGATGCATCCCCAACTGCATCTTCGCGCCGTATTTTCGCTCCGATGAGTGCAAGAAATTCGCGAAAGTTCACAAGGTGTTCGGAGCAAGCAATGTGAGCAAGATCCTCATTGAGGTCCCTGAAGAGCAAAGAGAGGACACGGTGAATTCTCTCGCTTATGAGGCCGAAGCCAGGCTCCGCGACCCAGTTTATGGATGCATTGGCGCCATAGCGCTCCTTCAGAGGAAGATGGTAGAGTTACAACACGATCTGGCGATAGCTAAAGATCGCCTGGCTCGTGTTGTAGCTTCTACTACATCTGCCTCTGAGTCTGCTTTGGTCGCTACTACTACTTTTAGTAGTAGCGATGAAATTATGCAtggttcttcttcttattcCCATGTTAGCTTGCCCCCTTTTCCTTGCAGTGATTTCAGTGATAGCTTCTGCCAtagctcttcttcttcatctcaatTCTTGAGCCGACATGATCAAGCGGTTGATGATTTCACTCAAATCCCATACATATTTTAAtgttttgtgtttcttttttaatgtttaatttgtgGGTGCCCCTTTGAATGTAATAACTCGAAATCAATCAAAAGCAGCTATTTTAGTTTTGTATATGCCAATAAAAACTAGGGAGTCATGAAATCATCGTCTTGAATTCGGAACTTTGGATACTCTCTCATCTTATTATTAGtctcaaacaaattaaacatgttttttttatatatattatttatttgagtaatgtatttttgttgaacttCATGGTTCctgtattattaattaattagaaccTAGGATCGGAACTACTGAAAATTATAGGGGTACCTTGGTCTTTCTctaataaatttcaattttgtAATAGTAATATGATCAGTTGTCATTATTTGATCATGGAATTCTGATCCTCAATCTCTTGTTCTGACTTAGCTTCTTATCTCAAATATTATCTTTTCTACCACTCCAGATTATTATATTAAGCTACAGAAAATATTATAGAATagaattaggtattttaataattttaacggTTGGTTTCAATCaaaaaattaatcttaattattatttcaattATACATATTTTATGATTGAAATCAACGGTTAAAATCACTTACACCTGATTTCGTGATGCTCTTACATATATCTCCTACCATATATATCAAATTTTGGTTATGGTTCATCGcataatgagaaaaagaaaataaaaggaaaggaaagaaaagaaaagaaaagaaaattgtgtTGGCAAAGTGTGAATTGAGTTGAGGCTAGCATCCATTGTTAGTTGATGGAGACGAGAGGGGAGGGGGTGAGCATTGATTGCCATTACCTACAAGTGTGAGACACCATTTAGCACAAAGAAAGCAACACTACTTATTTTGATTCTCTTCTATATGCTATTATCTTTGAACAATTTGCTGTGCCCCAATTATGTGGGCTCCAATGCCTACTGTTTCAAATGCAATATGAAGCACCATTATGATTTTCACCCCATCatatatagaaaaaagaaaatcaatttgAGTTGATCAAATGATCacttatctatttaaataagtGTCGATGATTCGAATTCTGTTTCATATACACAGTAAATTATTGACCAGCAGCAAACTCTTATTTAAAGTTCTAATctgtaataaattaatttttgactcactgaattaaaaaatatcataaaaaaaacaaaaaaatattaaaaaagtaaatcatATTTGTAtgtttaaattattcttttatatgAAACTAAAAAATTGGTGTCATAATTCATAACTATTAGCTGTATTGTAATTCTTATCTATTTTTacttatttgatatttttaattcttaaattaaaattagtattttaatatatacaaatttctaattaattgttttgttggaaaactatataaaatattatattataattaaccaaatattttagtgattaatttttaatatttataaaatattttataatgcGACTCTATATCTCTATATATAAAGTCCCTGTACTATTCTAGTATCTTGGGTCCTATCAGTATCAGCAGTAGATATATCTAGGtaaaaccaaaacaaaacaaaaaaataaaataaatttaattcttataAAAACCTAACATTTACTGCAGAAATATTGGTACTGTTTTTGCCTCCAAGTATCTAACCCCACCAATGGCCCTTGAGCTTTATGATAATTGGGATATTGGAATCCAAAGAATAAGCAAGAAACCGaaagtttttaatttagagTTATGCTTTGTGGTGTGCTCATCGCATCTGAAATGGGTAGCAAGATATGGCCCATAAAGAAAATGCCTACCATTCAAATTACATTATTAGTGCATGCAAGGTCTTGGTCTAGTGGTATATTTTAcgtcatataataaatatacataaatttaaaatttagctgatgctaaataataaataaaattgttaatATTATATGTGTAAATTTAATATAGAAAAATTTATACTATTTAAGATTGAAGATTGTCCAAtccatctaaaaaaattataatcatCAGTTAGTAATCAGTTATTCGGTTATTCCTTATTATGCATCCCAATTGCTACCTCACATACTTCCAAAT harbors:
- the LOC107469402 gene encoding LOB domain-containing protein 21; this translates as MKGYEPRSSSSCAACKLLKRRCIPNCIFAPYFRSDECKKFAKVHKVFGASNVSKILIEVPEEQREDTVNSLAYEAEARLRDPVYGCIGAIALLQRKMVELQHDLAIAKDRLARVVASTTSASESALVATTTFSSSDEIMHGSSSYSHVSLPPFPCSDFSDSFCHSSSSSSQFLSRHDQAVDDFTQIPYIF